One genomic segment of Ctenopharyngodon idella isolate HZGC_01 chromosome 7, HZGC01, whole genome shotgun sequence includes these proteins:
- the tub gene encoding tubby protein homolog isoform X5, whose translation MAMDGLSNNKSMSYSRWSYDSTLDDEGTNLRQQKLDRQRALLEQKQKKKRQEPLMVQSNLDGRSRVRRTRQSEEQAPLVESYLSGNSSTIYHGISSSMNFDEEEDEDDLVSSSSSQLNSNTRPGSATSKKSSKEATSASTPLANEPSIDVDDLEEFTLRPAPQGVTVKCRITRDKKGMDRGMYPTYYLHLEREDGKKVFLLAGRKRKKSKTSNYLISIDPTDLSRGGESFIGKLRSNLMGTKFTVYDSGVNPVKTTSSLEAGNLRQELAAICYETNVLGFKGPRKMSVIIPGMNMDHERVSIRPRNDHESLLARWQNKSTESVIELHNKTPVWNDDTQSYVLNFHGRVTQASVKNFQIIHDNDPDYIVMQFGRVAEDVFTMDYNYPMCALQAFAIALSSFDSKLACE comes from the exons CGAGCTTTACTGGAACAGAAGCAGAAAAAGAAACGTCAGGAGCCCCTGATGGTGCAGTCTAACCTGGACGGGCGGTCTCGAGTGCGTAGGACCCGGCAATCGGAGGAACAGGCTCCCCTCGTGGAGAGCTACCTCAGCGGAAACAGCAGCACCATCTACCACG gAATCTCCAGTAGCATGAACTTCGATGAAGAGGAGGATGAAGATGATTTGGTCAGCTCAAGCTCATCTCAGCTAAACAGCAACACAAGACCTGGCTCTGCCACCAGCAAAAAGTCCAGCAAG GAGGCAACCTCAGCTTCCACCCCATTGGCCAATGAGCCATCCATCGATGTGGATGACCTGGAGGAGTTCACTCTCAGACCCGCCCCCCAAGGGGTGACCGTGAAATGCAGGATCACAAGAGATAAGAAGGGCATGGACAGGGGCATGTACCCCACCTACTACCTCCATCTGGAGAGGGAGGACGGCAAGAAG GTTTTCCTTTTAGCCGGGAGGAAGAGAAAGAAGAGCAAAACATCCAATTACCTCATCTCCATCGACCCAACTGACCTATCACGAGGTGGCGAGAGCTTTATTGGCAAACTGAG ATCAAACCTTATGGGTACCAAGTTTACAGTATATGACAGTGGTGTGAATCCAGTCAAGACCACCTCCAGCCTAGAAGCAGGGAATCTACGACAGGAGCTTGCAGCAATCTGCTAT GAAACTAACGTTTTAGGGTTCAAGGGGCCTCGAAAGATGAGTGTCATTATTCCTGGAATGAACATGGACCATGAAAGAGTCTCCATCAGGCCTCGAAAT GACCATGAGTCTCTACTGGCTCGATGGCAGAACAAAAGCACTGAGAGTGTGATAGAGCTCCACAACAAGACGCCTGTGTGGAATGATGATACTCAATCATATGTGCTCAACTTCCATGGCAGAGTCACCCAAGCATCTGTCAAAAATTTTCAGATCATTCATGACAATGACC CGGATTACATTGTAATGCAGTTTGGTCGCGTAGCAGAGGACGTCTTCACAATGGACTACAACTACCCAATGTGTGCCCTGCAGGCATTTGCTATTGCTCTGTCCAGCTTTGACAGCAAGCTAGCCTGTGAGTAG
- the tub gene encoding tubby protein homolog isoform X2, with protein sequence MSSKHSSDWIPYSTLDDEGTNLRQQKLDRQRALLEQKQKKKRQEPLMVQSNLDGRSRVRRTRQSEEQAPLVESYLSGNSSTIYHVQEAEQEEVKAIAEVQAPRSAKKTKPPTSTPQTGSAKKEKKGKHKGIDGPAAFQDEGQELGNQIQILTVGHSPAQESEAEGQGEAVGNTQSQGKQDLRVTMLKKGISSSMNFDEEEDEDDLVSSSSSQLNSNTRPGSATSKKSSKEATSASTPLANEPSIDVDDLEEFTLRPAPQGVTVKCRITRDKKGMDRGMYPTYYLHLEREDGKKVFLLAGRKRKKSKTSNYLISIDPTDLSRGGESFIGKLRSNLMGTKFTVYDSGVNPVKTTSSLEAGNLRQELAAICYETNVLGFKGPRKMSVIIPGMNMDHERVSIRPRNDHESLLARWQNKSTESVIELHNKTPVWNDDTQSYVLNFHGRVTQASVKNFQIIHDNDPDYIVMQFGRVAEDVFTMDYNYPMCALQAFAIALSSFDSKLACE encoded by the exons CGAGCTTTACTGGAACAGAAGCAGAAAAAGAAACGTCAGGAGCCCCTGATGGTGCAGTCTAACCTGGACGGGCGGTCTCGAGTGCGTAGGACCCGGCAATCGGAGGAACAGGCTCCCCTCGTGGAGAGCTACCTCAGCGGAAACAGCAGCACCATCTACCACG TACAAGAAGCGGAACAGGAAGAAGTTAAAGCCATAGCAGAGGTTCAGGCCCCTCGCTCGGCTAAAAAAACCAAGCCACCTACCTCCACTCCTCAGACTGGCAGCGCCAAGAAGGAGAAAAAGGGCAAGCACAAAG GAATTGATGGGCCCGCTGCCTTCCAGGATGAGGGTCAGGAGCTGGGCAACCAGATTCAGATCCTGACAGTGGGCCATTCACCTGCCCAGGAGAGCGAGGCAGAGGGCCAGGGTGAGGCAGTGGGCAACACACAGTCACAGGGCAAACAGGACCTACGGGTCACCATGCTGAAGAAAG gAATCTCCAGTAGCATGAACTTCGATGAAGAGGAGGATGAAGATGATTTGGTCAGCTCAAGCTCATCTCAGCTAAACAGCAACACAAGACCTGGCTCTGCCACCAGCAAAAAGTCCAGCAAG GAGGCAACCTCAGCTTCCACCCCATTGGCCAATGAGCCATCCATCGATGTGGATGACCTGGAGGAGTTCACTCTCAGACCCGCCCCCCAAGGGGTGACCGTGAAATGCAGGATCACAAGAGATAAGAAGGGCATGGACAGGGGCATGTACCCCACCTACTACCTCCATCTGGAGAGGGAGGACGGCAAGAAG GTTTTCCTTTTAGCCGGGAGGAAGAGAAAGAAGAGCAAAACATCCAATTACCTCATCTCCATCGACCCAACTGACCTATCACGAGGTGGCGAGAGCTTTATTGGCAAACTGAG ATCAAACCTTATGGGTACCAAGTTTACAGTATATGACAGTGGTGTGAATCCAGTCAAGACCACCTCCAGCCTAGAAGCAGGGAATCTACGACAGGAGCTTGCAGCAATCTGCTAT GAAACTAACGTTTTAGGGTTCAAGGGGCCTCGAAAGATGAGTGTCATTATTCCTGGAATGAACATGGACCATGAAAGAGTCTCCATCAGGCCTCGAAAT GACCATGAGTCTCTACTGGCTCGATGGCAGAACAAAAGCACTGAGAGTGTGATAGAGCTCCACAACAAGACGCCTGTGTGGAATGATGATACTCAATCATATGTGCTCAACTTCCATGGCAGAGTCACCCAAGCATCTGTCAAAAATTTTCAGATCATTCATGACAATGACC CGGATTACATTGTAATGCAGTTTGGTCGCGTAGCAGAGGACGTCTTCACAATGGACTACAACTACCCAATGTGTGCCCTGCAGGCATTTGCTATTGCTCTGTCCAGCTTTGACAGCAAGCTAGCCTGTGAGTAG
- the tub gene encoding tubby protein homolog isoform X4 → MAMDGLSNNKSMSYSRWSYDSTLDDEGTNLRQQKLDRQRALLEQKQKKKRQEPLMVQSNLDGRSRVRRTRQSEEQAPLVESYLSGNSSTIYHVQEAEQEEVKAIAEVQAPRSAKKTKPPTSTPQTGSAKKEKKGKHKGISSSMNFDEEEDEDDLVSSSSSQLNSNTRPGSATSKKSSKEATSASTPLANEPSIDVDDLEEFTLRPAPQGVTVKCRITRDKKGMDRGMYPTYYLHLEREDGKKVFLLAGRKRKKSKTSNYLISIDPTDLSRGGESFIGKLRSNLMGTKFTVYDSGVNPVKTTSSLEAGNLRQELAAICYETNVLGFKGPRKMSVIIPGMNMDHERVSIRPRNDHESLLARWQNKSTESVIELHNKTPVWNDDTQSYVLNFHGRVTQASVKNFQIIHDNDPDYIVMQFGRVAEDVFTMDYNYPMCALQAFAIALSSFDSKLACE, encoded by the exons CGAGCTTTACTGGAACAGAAGCAGAAAAAGAAACGTCAGGAGCCCCTGATGGTGCAGTCTAACCTGGACGGGCGGTCTCGAGTGCGTAGGACCCGGCAATCGGAGGAACAGGCTCCCCTCGTGGAGAGCTACCTCAGCGGAAACAGCAGCACCATCTACCACG TACAAGAAGCGGAACAGGAAGAAGTTAAAGCCATAGCAGAGGTTCAGGCCCCTCGCTCGGCTAAAAAAACCAAGCCACCTACCTCCACTCCTCAGACTGGCAGCGCCAAGAAGGAGAAAAAGGGCAAGCACAAAG gAATCTCCAGTAGCATGAACTTCGATGAAGAGGAGGATGAAGATGATTTGGTCAGCTCAAGCTCATCTCAGCTAAACAGCAACACAAGACCTGGCTCTGCCACCAGCAAAAAGTCCAGCAAG GAGGCAACCTCAGCTTCCACCCCATTGGCCAATGAGCCATCCATCGATGTGGATGACCTGGAGGAGTTCACTCTCAGACCCGCCCCCCAAGGGGTGACCGTGAAATGCAGGATCACAAGAGATAAGAAGGGCATGGACAGGGGCATGTACCCCACCTACTACCTCCATCTGGAGAGGGAGGACGGCAAGAAG GTTTTCCTTTTAGCCGGGAGGAAGAGAAAGAAGAGCAAAACATCCAATTACCTCATCTCCATCGACCCAACTGACCTATCACGAGGTGGCGAGAGCTTTATTGGCAAACTGAG ATCAAACCTTATGGGTACCAAGTTTACAGTATATGACAGTGGTGTGAATCCAGTCAAGACCACCTCCAGCCTAGAAGCAGGGAATCTACGACAGGAGCTTGCAGCAATCTGCTAT GAAACTAACGTTTTAGGGTTCAAGGGGCCTCGAAAGATGAGTGTCATTATTCCTGGAATGAACATGGACCATGAAAGAGTCTCCATCAGGCCTCGAAAT GACCATGAGTCTCTACTGGCTCGATGGCAGAACAAAAGCACTGAGAGTGTGATAGAGCTCCACAACAAGACGCCTGTGTGGAATGATGATACTCAATCATATGTGCTCAACTTCCATGGCAGAGTCACCCAAGCATCTGTCAAAAATTTTCAGATCATTCATGACAATGACC CGGATTACATTGTAATGCAGTTTGGTCGCGTAGCAGAGGACGTCTTCACAATGGACTACAACTACCCAATGTGTGCCCTGCAGGCATTTGCTATTGCTCTGTCCAGCTTTGACAGCAAGCTAGCCTGTGAGTAG
- the tub gene encoding tubby protein homolog isoform X3 yields MAMDGLSNNKSMSYSRWSYDSTLDDEGTNLRQQKLDRQRALLEQKQKKKRQEPLMVQSNLDGRSRVRRTRQSEEQAPLVESYLSGNSSTIYHGIDGPAAFQDEGQELGNQIQILTVGHSPAQESEAEGQGEAVGNTQSQGKQDLRVTMLKKGISSSMNFDEEEDEDDLVSSSSSQLNSNTRPGSATSKKSSKEATSASTPLANEPSIDVDDLEEFTLRPAPQGVTVKCRITRDKKGMDRGMYPTYYLHLEREDGKKVFLLAGRKRKKSKTSNYLISIDPTDLSRGGESFIGKLRSNLMGTKFTVYDSGVNPVKTTSSLEAGNLRQELAAICYETNVLGFKGPRKMSVIIPGMNMDHERVSIRPRNDHESLLARWQNKSTESVIELHNKTPVWNDDTQSYVLNFHGRVTQASVKNFQIIHDNDPDYIVMQFGRVAEDVFTMDYNYPMCALQAFAIALSSFDSKLACE; encoded by the exons CGAGCTTTACTGGAACAGAAGCAGAAAAAGAAACGTCAGGAGCCCCTGATGGTGCAGTCTAACCTGGACGGGCGGTCTCGAGTGCGTAGGACCCGGCAATCGGAGGAACAGGCTCCCCTCGTGGAGAGCTACCTCAGCGGAAACAGCAGCACCATCTACCACG GAATTGATGGGCCCGCTGCCTTCCAGGATGAGGGTCAGGAGCTGGGCAACCAGATTCAGATCCTGACAGTGGGCCATTCACCTGCCCAGGAGAGCGAGGCAGAGGGCCAGGGTGAGGCAGTGGGCAACACACAGTCACAGGGCAAACAGGACCTACGGGTCACCATGCTGAAGAAAG gAATCTCCAGTAGCATGAACTTCGATGAAGAGGAGGATGAAGATGATTTGGTCAGCTCAAGCTCATCTCAGCTAAACAGCAACACAAGACCTGGCTCTGCCACCAGCAAAAAGTCCAGCAAG GAGGCAACCTCAGCTTCCACCCCATTGGCCAATGAGCCATCCATCGATGTGGATGACCTGGAGGAGTTCACTCTCAGACCCGCCCCCCAAGGGGTGACCGTGAAATGCAGGATCACAAGAGATAAGAAGGGCATGGACAGGGGCATGTACCCCACCTACTACCTCCATCTGGAGAGGGAGGACGGCAAGAAG GTTTTCCTTTTAGCCGGGAGGAAGAGAAAGAAGAGCAAAACATCCAATTACCTCATCTCCATCGACCCAACTGACCTATCACGAGGTGGCGAGAGCTTTATTGGCAAACTGAG ATCAAACCTTATGGGTACCAAGTTTACAGTATATGACAGTGGTGTGAATCCAGTCAAGACCACCTCCAGCCTAGAAGCAGGGAATCTACGACAGGAGCTTGCAGCAATCTGCTAT GAAACTAACGTTTTAGGGTTCAAGGGGCCTCGAAAGATGAGTGTCATTATTCCTGGAATGAACATGGACCATGAAAGAGTCTCCATCAGGCCTCGAAAT GACCATGAGTCTCTACTGGCTCGATGGCAGAACAAAAGCACTGAGAGTGTGATAGAGCTCCACAACAAGACGCCTGTGTGGAATGATGATACTCAATCATATGTGCTCAACTTCCATGGCAGAGTCACCCAAGCATCTGTCAAAAATTTTCAGATCATTCATGACAATGACC CGGATTACATTGTAATGCAGTTTGGTCGCGTAGCAGAGGACGTCTTCACAATGGACTACAACTACCCAATGTGTGCCCTGCAGGCATTTGCTATTGCTCTGTCCAGCTTTGACAGCAAGCTAGCCTGTGAGTAG
- the tub gene encoding tubby protein homolog isoform X1 — MAMDGLSNNKSMSYSRWSYDSTLDDEGTNLRQQKLDRQRALLEQKQKKKRQEPLMVQSNLDGRSRVRRTRQSEEQAPLVESYLSGNSSTIYHVQEAEQEEVKAIAEVQAPRSAKKTKPPTSTPQTGSAKKEKKGKHKGIDGPAAFQDEGQELGNQIQILTVGHSPAQESEAEGQGEAVGNTQSQGKQDLRVTMLKKGISSSMNFDEEEDEDDLVSSSSSQLNSNTRPGSATSKKSSKEATSASTPLANEPSIDVDDLEEFTLRPAPQGVTVKCRITRDKKGMDRGMYPTYYLHLEREDGKKVFLLAGRKRKKSKTSNYLISIDPTDLSRGGESFIGKLRSNLMGTKFTVYDSGVNPVKTTSSLEAGNLRQELAAICYETNVLGFKGPRKMSVIIPGMNMDHERVSIRPRNDHESLLARWQNKSTESVIELHNKTPVWNDDTQSYVLNFHGRVTQASVKNFQIIHDNDPDYIVMQFGRVAEDVFTMDYNYPMCALQAFAIALSSFDSKLACE, encoded by the exons CGAGCTTTACTGGAACAGAAGCAGAAAAAGAAACGTCAGGAGCCCCTGATGGTGCAGTCTAACCTGGACGGGCGGTCTCGAGTGCGTAGGACCCGGCAATCGGAGGAACAGGCTCCCCTCGTGGAGAGCTACCTCAGCGGAAACAGCAGCACCATCTACCACG TACAAGAAGCGGAACAGGAAGAAGTTAAAGCCATAGCAGAGGTTCAGGCCCCTCGCTCGGCTAAAAAAACCAAGCCACCTACCTCCACTCCTCAGACTGGCAGCGCCAAGAAGGAGAAAAAGGGCAAGCACAAAG GAATTGATGGGCCCGCTGCCTTCCAGGATGAGGGTCAGGAGCTGGGCAACCAGATTCAGATCCTGACAGTGGGCCATTCACCTGCCCAGGAGAGCGAGGCAGAGGGCCAGGGTGAGGCAGTGGGCAACACACAGTCACAGGGCAAACAGGACCTACGGGTCACCATGCTGAAGAAAG gAATCTCCAGTAGCATGAACTTCGATGAAGAGGAGGATGAAGATGATTTGGTCAGCTCAAGCTCATCTCAGCTAAACAGCAACACAAGACCTGGCTCTGCCACCAGCAAAAAGTCCAGCAAG GAGGCAACCTCAGCTTCCACCCCATTGGCCAATGAGCCATCCATCGATGTGGATGACCTGGAGGAGTTCACTCTCAGACCCGCCCCCCAAGGGGTGACCGTGAAATGCAGGATCACAAGAGATAAGAAGGGCATGGACAGGGGCATGTACCCCACCTACTACCTCCATCTGGAGAGGGAGGACGGCAAGAAG GTTTTCCTTTTAGCCGGGAGGAAGAGAAAGAAGAGCAAAACATCCAATTACCTCATCTCCATCGACCCAACTGACCTATCACGAGGTGGCGAGAGCTTTATTGGCAAACTGAG ATCAAACCTTATGGGTACCAAGTTTACAGTATATGACAGTGGTGTGAATCCAGTCAAGACCACCTCCAGCCTAGAAGCAGGGAATCTACGACAGGAGCTTGCAGCAATCTGCTAT GAAACTAACGTTTTAGGGTTCAAGGGGCCTCGAAAGATGAGTGTCATTATTCCTGGAATGAACATGGACCATGAAAGAGTCTCCATCAGGCCTCGAAAT GACCATGAGTCTCTACTGGCTCGATGGCAGAACAAAAGCACTGAGAGTGTGATAGAGCTCCACAACAAGACGCCTGTGTGGAATGATGATACTCAATCATATGTGCTCAACTTCCATGGCAGAGTCACCCAAGCATCTGTCAAAAATTTTCAGATCATTCATGACAATGACC CGGATTACATTGTAATGCAGTTTGGTCGCGTAGCAGAGGACGTCTTCACAATGGACTACAACTACCCAATGTGTGCCCTGCAGGCATTTGCTATTGCTCTGTCCAGCTTTGACAGCAAGCTAGCCTGTGAGTAG